The Corynebacterium halotolerans YIM 70093 = DSM 44683 region CAGACCGGTCATCGCCCGCAGCAGGCGGGTCTTTCCCTGTCCGCGCTCACCGAGCAGCACGATGTCGTGCCCGGCGATCAGCGCGCGCTCGACCTGGGGGATCACGGTGTGCTGGAGACCGTGGAGACCCGGCCAGGGGTCCTCTCCGGCGGACAGCATGGCGAGCAGATTCTCGCGGATCTCGGCCCGCAGGGGACGGTGGGTGTAACCGGCGGCCCGCAGCTCACCGATCGTGGACACATTGGGCGAAGGATTCACAACCTCAGGCTAGCCCCTGAAAGCGCACTGGTCGACCATGTTTGTCATGCCCGGAAACGCCCGGGAGTGAAAACACACTATGAGCCAGGCAACAGGTGGTTGCTGTGGGTATGCTCCGGACGATGGGCACAGACAACGTCACTGAGAACGGCACCGAAAACGCAATCGGCAATGTGGCAGCTCCCGCGGCGGGTGACCTGCCCGCACGCTCGACCCTGATCATCCTGGTGCGCCACGGCGTCACCCCCACCACCGGCCAGGTGCTGCCCGGCCGCACTCCCGGCCTTCACCTGAGCGAGGCCGGGGAGGAGCAGGCGCGCGGGGTGGCGGAGCGCCTCGACGGGCTGCCGCTGGCCGCGATCTATTCGTCACCGATGGAGCGTGCCGTGGAGACCTCCCGGCCCACGGCGGAGCGTTTCGGGCTGTCCCCGGTCACCTGTGAGGGCATCGTGGAATGTGACTTCGGTGAGTGGACGGGCGCACAGCTCGCGGAACTCAGCAAGCTGCCCGAGTGGCAGAACGTCCAGAAAACTCCGTCGTCGTTTCGCTTTCCCGGTGGTGAGAGCTTCACCGAGATGCAGGATCGCATGGTCGGGTCTCTCGGGGACATCGCCGCCCGGCACAAGGGGGAGGTGGTCGCGTGCTTCAGCCACGCTGACCCGATCAAGACCGTGATCGCGCACCTTTCCGGCACACCACTCGACTCGTTTCAGCGCATCAGTACCGATCCCGCCTCGATCTCGGTTGCGGAGTTCGCCCCCGACGGCTCGTCCAGGATGGTGTTGACCAACTCACGGACGGGCTCGCTGCAGTACCTCCGGGAAGTGGCGCAACCGTGACAGCCCCGACGCCGCCTTTCAGCCGGGAGCTCGACCTGCTGGCGAACGGGGAGCTGGGCATCGTCGCCCAACTCGTGGAGTCGAGCAATATCGGCTTCGTGCTGGACGCCACCTGCGGCGAGGAGTACGGCTGGGCGGTCTACAAGCCGGAGACGGGGGAACGGCCGC contains the following coding sequences:
- a CDS encoding histidine phosphatase family protein, coding for MGTDNVTENGTENAIGNVAAPAAGDLPARSTLIILVRHGVTPTTGQVLPGRTPGLHLSEAGEEQARGVAERLDGLPLAAIYSSPMERAVETSRPTAERFGLSPVTCEGIVECDFGEWTGAQLAELSKLPEWQNVQKTPSSFRFPGGESFTEMQDRMVGSLGDIAARHKGEVVACFSHADPIKTVIAHLSGTPLDSFQRISTDPASISVAEFAPDGSSRMVLTNSRTGSLQYLREVAQP